The Geobacter sp. genome has a window encoding:
- the shc gene encoding squalene--hopene cyclase, which yields MTPCKHPISHALTSFNGVTAEPEIKPTAKPGAKIHHLPASIWKKKENETTSPLDLAIERTCEFFFREQLPQGYWWAELESNVTITAEYVMLFHFMGIVDKAKERKMANYLLRQQTEEGHWSLWYGGPGDLSTTIEAYFALKLAGYPADHPSMVKARDFILSQGGILKARVFTKIFLALFGEFSWLGVPSMPIELMLLPNWAYFNMYELSSWSRATIIPLSITMTMRPVRKLPPWARVQELYVRPPRPMDYTFTKENGIFTWKNFFIGLDHLLKVYEGNPIRPLKNKGMAAAEKWVLEHQEPTGDWGGIQPAMLNSVLSLHCLGYANDHPAVAKGLQALANFCIEDDESLVLQSCVSPLWDTALALKALVEAGVPTDHPALVKAAQWLLDREVRKDGDWKIKSPNLKPGGWAFEFLNDWYPDVDDSGFVMMAIKDVQVKNEKTKQEAIQRGIDWCLGMQSKNGGWGAFDKDNTKHLLNKIPFADLEALIDPPTADLTGRMMELMGTFGYSKEDPVAVRALDFLRREQEPDGSWWGRWGVNYIYGTWSVLSGLSAMGENPNQAYIRRAIDWMKSKQNADGGWGETCESYLDPSLAGIGPSTASQTGWALLALMTVGEVDAPEVSRGIQYLLDTQKADGTWDEDQYTGTGFPKFFMIKYHIYRNCFPLTALGTYRSLSRKRKG from the coding sequence ATGACCCCCTGCAAGCACCCCATATCCCATGCACTCACCTCATTCAACGGCGTGACTGCCGAACCTGAGATCAAACCGACAGCCAAGCCGGGAGCCAAGATCCACCACCTCCCCGCCTCGATCTGGAAGAAAAAGGAGAACGAGACGACCAGCCCGCTGGATCTGGCCATCGAGCGGACCTGCGAGTTCTTCTTCCGCGAGCAGCTCCCCCAGGGGTACTGGTGGGCGGAGCTGGAATCAAACGTCACCATCACCGCCGAATACGTCATGCTCTTCCATTTCATGGGGATCGTCGACAAGGCGAAAGAGCGGAAGATGGCCAACTACCTGCTCCGCCAGCAGACTGAAGAAGGGCACTGGTCCCTCTGGTACGGCGGCCCCGGCGACCTCTCCACCACTATCGAGGCCTATTTCGCCCTCAAGCTGGCCGGCTACCCGGCAGACCATCCCTCTATGGTCAAGGCGCGGGATTTCATCCTCTCCCAGGGGGGCATCCTCAAAGCGCGGGTCTTCACCAAGATCTTCCTCGCCCTGTTCGGCGAGTTCTCCTGGCTCGGCGTGCCGTCCATGCCGATCGAGCTGATGCTGCTCCCCAACTGGGCCTACTTCAACATGTACGAACTCTCCAGCTGGTCGCGGGCAACGATCATCCCGCTCTCCATCACCATGACCATGCGCCCGGTCCGCAAGCTCCCCCCCTGGGCCAGGGTCCAGGAGCTCTATGTCCGGCCGCCACGCCCCATGGATTACACCTTTACCAAGGAAAACGGCATCTTCACCTGGAAGAACTTCTTCATCGGCCTGGATCACCTGCTGAAGGTCTACGAGGGGAACCCGATCCGGCCCCTGAAGAACAAGGGGATGGCGGCTGCGGAAAAATGGGTGCTGGAGCACCAGGAACCGACCGGCGACTGGGGCGGCATCCAGCCGGCCATGCTCAACTCGGTCCTCTCCCTGCACTGCCTCGGCTATGCCAACGACCACCCTGCCGTTGCCAAGGGGCTGCAGGCCCTGGCCAACTTCTGTATCGAGGACGATGAGTCGCTGGTGCTCCAGTCGTGCGTCTCGCCGCTCTGGGACACCGCCCTGGCCCTGAAGGCGCTGGTAGAAGCAGGAGTTCCCACCGACCATCCCGCGCTGGTCAAGGCCGCGCAATGGCTGCTCGACCGCGAGGTCCGCAAGGACGGGGACTGGAAAATCAAGAGCCCCAACCTGAAGCCGGGCGGCTGGGCCTTCGAGTTCCTCAACGACTGGTACCCCGATGTGGACGATTCGGGCTTTGTCATGATGGCCATCAAGGACGTGCAGGTCAAGAACGAAAAGACCAAGCAGGAGGCGATCCAGCGGGGCATCGACTGGTGCCTCGGCATGCAGAGCAAGAACGGGGGCTGGGGCGCCTTTGACAAGGACAACACCAAGCACCTCCTGAACAAGATCCCCTTTGCCGACCTGGAGGCGCTCATCGACCCGCCGACCGCAGATCTGACCGGCAGGATGATGGAGCTGATGGGGACCTTCGGCTACTCCAAGGAGGACCCGGTTGCGGTCCGAGCCCTGGACTTTCTCCGCCGCGAGCAGGAACCGGACGGCTCCTGGTGGGGACGTTGGGGGGTCAACTATATCTACGGCACCTGGTCGGTCCTGTCGGGCCTGAGCGCCATGGGGGAAAACCCCAACCAGGCCTACATCCGCAGGGCCATCGACTGGATGAAATCGAAGCAGAACGCCGACGGCGGCTGGGGAGAAACCTGCGAGTCCTACCTGGACCCCTCCCTGGCGGGGATCGGCCCCAGCACCGCCTCCCAGACCGGCTGGGCGCTTCTGGCCCTCATGACGGTCGGCGAAGTCGATGCACCGGAGGTGAGTCGGGGGATTCAGTACCTCCTGGACACCCAGAAGGCCGACGGCACCTGGGACGAAGACCAGTACACCGGTACCGGTTTCCCCAAGTTCTTCATGATCAAGTACCATATCTACCGCAACTGCTTCCCTCTGACCGCGCTGGGGACCTACCGTTCCCTCAGCAGAAAGAGAAAGGGATAA
- the dxs gene encoding 1-deoxy-D-xylulose-5-phosphate synthase — MYPLLNTIDSPADLKRLPAEELVKLADEVRRFLLDNVSKTGGHLASNLGCVELTLALHHCFDSPNDQFVWDVGHQAYTHKIITGRRDQFHTQRQYKGISGFPKRSESPHDAFGAGHSSTSISAGLGMTVANDLRGSRNKVVAVIGDGSLTGGMAFEALNQAGHLRKNLIVVLNDNEMSISKNVGAFSTFVSRKLSGNDFRDLKKVMQGLLENIPAVGHNILKFARRAEHSLKGFLTPGMLFEALGFEYIGPINGHDLPQLLEIFQNVRTLEGPVLVHLMTTKGKGYEPAERTPDQFHGVGPFDLATGKVKAAKAGAPSYTGVFGQAMQKLAREDDKVVAITAAMPDGTGLTPFAREFPARFFDVGIAEQHALTFAAGLAAEGFRPVAAIYSTFLQRAYDQVFHDICLQKLPVTMCLDRGGLVGDDGPTHHGTFDLSYLRHLPEMTVMAPKDENELQHMLKTALYSGRPISLRYPRGNGYGVPLDQELRELPIGKGEQLADGNDLAIVAIGSTVYPALEAAGLLGQRGIRASVINARFVKPLDRELILNAASRTGLLVTVEENALQGGFGTAVLELLADEGRTDIRVKRIGIPDRFIEQGSQSQLREDLGLDATGIAATCEAFLASTVVTQHLARVK, encoded by the coding sequence ATGTACCCATTACTCAATACCATAGACAGCCCGGCCGACCTGAAGCGTCTCCCTGCCGAAGAGCTGGTCAAACTCGCCGACGAGGTGCGCCGGTTCCTGCTGGACAACGTCTCCAAAACCGGCGGCCACCTCGCATCCAATCTCGGCTGCGTGGAATTGACCCTGGCGCTGCACCACTGCTTCGATTCCCCCAACGACCAGTTTGTCTGGGACGTGGGGCACCAGGCCTATACCCACAAGATCATTACCGGCAGACGTGACCAGTTCCATACCCAGCGCCAGTACAAGGGGATATCGGGCTTCCCCAAGAGGTCCGAGTCGCCCCATGACGCCTTCGGCGCCGGTCACTCCTCCACCTCCATCTCCGCCGGACTGGGAATGACCGTGGCCAACGACCTGCGCGGCTCCCGGAACAAGGTCGTAGCCGTCATCGGCGACGGCTCCCTCACCGGCGGCATGGCCTTCGAGGCGCTCAACCAGGCCGGCCACCTGCGGAAAAACCTGATCGTGGTCCTGAACGACAACGAGATGTCCATCTCCAAGAACGTGGGGGCATTTTCCACCTTTGTCTCCCGCAAGCTGAGCGGCAACGATTTCCGCGACCTGAAAAAGGTGATGCAGGGGCTCTTGGAGAATATCCCGGCCGTGGGGCACAACATCCTCAAGTTCGCCCGCCGGGCCGAGCACTCCCTGAAAGGGTTCCTGACGCCGGGGATGCTGTTCGAGGCGCTCGGCTTCGAATATATCGGCCCGATCAACGGCCACGACCTGCCGCAGCTGCTGGAGATCTTCCAGAATGTCCGCACCCTGGAGGGACCGGTACTGGTCCACCTGATGACCACCAAGGGGAAGGGGTACGAGCCTGCCGAACGGACCCCGGACCAGTTCCACGGTGTCGGTCCCTTTGACCTGGCCACCGGCAAGGTCAAGGCCGCCAAGGCCGGTGCCCCTTCCTATACGGGCGTCTTCGGGCAAGCGATGCAGAAGCTGGCCCGCGAGGACGACAAGGTCGTCGCCATCACCGCGGCCATGCCCGACGGCACCGGGCTGACCCCCTTTGCCAGGGAGTTCCCTGCCCGATTCTTCGATGTGGGGATCGCCGAGCAGCACGCCCTGACCTTTGCCGCAGGTCTTGCCGCCGAAGGGTTCAGGCCGGTGGCGGCGATCTACTCCACCTTCCTGCAGCGGGCCTATGACCAGGTCTTCCACGACATCTGCCTGCAGAAGCTGCCGGTCACCATGTGCCTCGACCGTGGCGGGCTGGTTGGCGACGACGGCCCGACGCACCACGGGACCTTCGACCTCTCCTATCTGCGCCATCTCCCCGAGATGACGGTCATGGCCCCCAAGGACGAGAACGAGCTGCAGCACATGCTCAAGACGGCTCTCTACTCCGGCCGTCCCATCTCGCTCCGCTACCCCCGCGGCAACGGCTACGGCGTCCCGCTCGACCAGGAACTGCGCGAGCTTCCCATCGGCAAGGGCGAGCAGCTCGCCGACGGCAACGACCTGGCCATCGTGGCCATCGGCTCCACGGTCTACCCGGCGCTGGAGGCTGCAGGCCTCCTGGGGCAGCGAGGAATCCGCGCCTCGGTCATCAATGCCCGCTTCGTCAAGCCGCTGGACCGTGAACTGATCCTCAACGCGGCATCCCGTACCGGCCTGCTGGTAACGGTAGAGGAAAACGCGCTCCAGGGCGGATTCGGCACCGCGGTCCTGGAGCTTCTGGCCGACGAAGGGCGCACCGACATCCGCGTCAAGCGGATCGGCATCCCGGACCGCTTCATCGAACAGGGGAGCCAGTCCCAGCTCCGGGAGGATCTGGGGCTCGATGCCACAGGCATCGCCGCCACCTGCGAGGCGTTTCTCGCATCCACCGTTGTCACCCAGCACCTGGCTCGGGTCAAGTAA
- a CDS encoding DUF748 domain-containing protein encodes MANSTGTDNGGKVARRIPWRIPLALAVLLALVAISLKVYLSTPLAASHLSRLITSVLHQPARVTGLHLSGTTLTFTGVTLANPPGFAAGNLASVEKLTVSPRLSSLATAKRSFRLISLEGVRLHLLKNSAGDWNFSDLLRRFGKKKSTGKTLAKKKPGAEIIISQLTLRDGSIRVNDREVKGIGLKLHNLATKGSSDSDLELTFEDDAGDPFRLTGSARLGTKPTFDLTLSAPAFSVGGMASMLHARMPARLQGGKGSLRATASLQGGKLQMTGELGIRELSLAMGTAPLPLAADLSFSARYNPAKDRGELERLTLALNNLVRLHAFGSVEDLRHQRRFSCTCSFEPLALGRMATLVPAGAPGRLEIGGTLGGDGIRISGDAVRGITNLSGKVTLRNGRLAREKLLLVEGLAGTLSLSRQRDLFLVSGRFATAPHHGPALLQRLDAPFRVALSSRLKPVRVEIPSFAAAINGIPVTGSLGYRPTAPLPLSASLRIPETSLANLPPLPESLKIRLSAGTVSCALDARGVGPRDFSATLAAGLSGVRGSRGEKSFALANGRIDTRLTRKSGVIGATGDIRAKAISVGADQGKAKLGFRYDGKTVTLENAAFALGKTSGSIARLTALLSQKERLGTATRYPLTLEIGTTDIRAGKVEAKGVTGTLRGAYLADGTGKWLEGAVEAACGALAWKGSPIGSPRLRMDLSRTAANGTVAGNALGGELRGTFAFAPVKPADGTTFTLALTRARLVELAKLGGKTGKVTVANGLLDATCSGSYSRSKGLVCRLTAAADGIALAGAGNKSMFSGAGARLAATLAGDRLSLDEALFSAGEGVSLSARGELEHATSPERAGRFTVSLARIPLNSLIDPFVNALPRVLQEATVAGDVAANGTVTLRGAAKLLEASILLDGVQLDLAAQKFNASGISGSIPLSFELSGAVASPPLSSLSFSRANYPRLLDLMRQQKKGTASVTIDKVAFGPLELGQTLVQMQAKQGITEIVSLQTSLYEGTILGKGYLAMNRGLQYKGDLLVNSLSLKQLCNVVPKIRGYLSGRVDGIVSIYGEGKETRGMTGFTTLWAREGNGEKMLVSREFLQRLANKKLSGFFFRDDRTYDRAEISATLEQGYLTFQNLDISHTNLFGIRDLSVSVAQAQNRIAMDNLFNAIKEAATRGKASTGDTGPAAPAVQEFKWEE; translated from the coding sequence ATGGCAAACAGTACGGGAACGGATAACGGCGGCAAGGTTGCCCGCAGGATTCCATGGCGCATTCCGCTTGCGCTGGCGGTGCTTCTCGCCCTCGTTGCCATCTCCCTCAAGGTCTACCTCTCCACCCCCCTGGCAGCATCCCATCTCTCGCGGCTTATCACCTCGGTCCTGCACCAGCCGGCACGGGTGACCGGCCTGCACCTCTCCGGCACCACCCTCACCTTCACAGGGGTCACCCTGGCCAACCCGCCCGGCTTCGCCGCCGGTAACCTGGCTTCCGTGGAGAAGCTCACCGTTTCACCCCGCTTAAGCTCCCTGGCAACGGCAAAACGGAGCTTTCGCCTCATCTCCCTGGAAGGGGTCCGGCTCCATCTCCTGAAAAACAGCGCCGGCGACTGGAATTTCTCCGACCTCCTCCGTCGGTTCGGCAAAAAAAAATCCACCGGCAAAACCCTGGCCAAGAAGAAACCCGGCGCGGAGATCATCATCAGCCAGCTGACCCTCAGGGACGGCTCGATCCGGGTGAACGACCGGGAGGTGAAAGGGATCGGGCTCAAGCTCCATAACCTTGCCACGAAAGGGTCGAGCGATTCCGACCTTGAGCTTACCTTCGAGGACGATGCCGGAGATCCTTTCCGACTGACCGGCTCGGCCCGCTTGGGCACCAAACCGACATTCGACCTGACCCTCTCTGCCCCCGCCTTCTCCGTAGGGGGCATGGCCTCCATGCTGCATGCCCGGATGCCGGCCCGTCTCCAGGGGGGGAAGGGAAGCCTCCGGGCGACCGCCTCGCTGCAAGGGGGCAAACTGCAGATGACAGGCGAACTCGGGATCAGGGAACTCTCCCTTGCCATGGGCACCGCACCACTCCCCCTTGCGGCCGACCTCAGCTTCAGCGCTCGCTACAACCCGGCCAAGGACAGGGGGGAGCTGGAGAGACTGACCCTGGCACTGAACAACCTGGTCCGGTTGCATGCCTTTGGCAGCGTGGAAGACTTGAGGCATCAGCGCAGGTTCTCCTGCACCTGCAGCTTCGAGCCGCTCGCTCTTGGCCGGATGGCAACGCTCGTGCCGGCAGGAGCGCCCGGCCGGCTGGAAATCGGCGGCACGCTGGGGGGGGATGGGATCCGGATCTCCGGCGACGCCGTTCGCGGAATCACCAACCTCTCCGGAAAGGTGACCCTCCGCAACGGCAGGCTGGCACGGGAGAAGCTGCTGCTGGTCGAGGGGCTCGCCGGCACGCTCTCCCTCTCCCGGCAGAGGGACCTCTTTCTCGTCTCCGGCAGGTTCGCCACGGCGCCGCACCATGGCCCGGCGCTGCTGCAACGGCTGGATGCGCCGTTTCGCGTGGCCCTCTCCTCGCGGCTGAAACCGGTCCGAGTGGAGATCCCCTCTTTTGCCGCCGCGATCAACGGGATTCCGGTTACGGGAAGCCTCGGCTACCGGCCGACCGCACCGCTTCCCCTTTCCGCCTCGCTCCGGATACCCGAAACATCGCTCGCCAATCTCCCCCCGCTTCCCGAATCTCTCAAAATCAGGCTCTCGGCGGGCACGGTCTCATGCGCCCTCGACGCCAGGGGAGTCGGGCCGCGCGACTTTAGCGCAACCCTTGCGGCAGGGCTGTCAGGCGTCAGGGGTTCCAGAGGGGAGAAATCCTTTGCCCTGGCAAACGGCCGCATCGACACCCGGCTGACCAGAAAAAGCGGCGTCATCGGCGCCACCGGGGACATCCGTGCTAAGGCGATCTCCGTCGGCGCGGATCAGGGAAAGGCAAAGCTCGGCTTCCGATACGACGGAAAAACCGTCACCCTGGAAAACGCTGCTTTCGCCCTCGGAAAGACGAGCGGTTCCATTGCCCGCCTGACCGCCCTCCTCTCGCAAAAGGAGCGCCTCGGCACGGCAACGAGATACCCCCTGACCCTGGAGATCGGCACGACGGATATCCGCGCCGGGAAGGTCGAAGCAAAAGGGGTGACCGGGACCCTGCGCGGCGCCTACCTGGCCGACGGCACCGGTAAATGGCTCGAAGGGGCTGTTGAAGCCGCCTGCGGTGCGCTCGCCTGGAAGGGGAGCCCCATCGGCTCACCCAGGCTTCGGATGGACCTTTCCCGCACAGCAGCCAACGGCACGGTTGCGGGAAACGCACTGGGGGGAGAGTTGCGCGGCACCTTTGCCTTTGCCCCCGTTAAGCCGGCCGACGGGACGACCTTCACCCTGGCGCTCACCAGGGCCAGGCTTGTCGAGCTGGCAAAGCTCGGCGGGAAAACGGGAAAAGTGACCGTCGCCAATGGGCTTTTGGACGCAACCTGCAGCGGCAGCTACTCCCGGAGCAAGGGGCTTGTCTGCCGCCTTACCGCAGCCGCAGACGGGATAGCCCTTGCCGGTGCGGGGAACAAGAGCATGTTCAGCGGTGCCGGGGCAAGGCTCGCAGCCACCCTGGCAGGAGACAGGCTCTCTCTGGACGAGGCGCTCTTCAGCGCCGGAGAAGGGGTCAGCCTGAGTGCACGGGGCGAGCTGGAGCACGCCACCTCGCCGGAGCGGGCAGGGCGATTCACGGTTTCGCTGGCCAGGATCCCGCTCAACAGCCTGATCGACCCGTTCGTCAACGCCCTCCCCCGCGTTCTGCAGGAGGCGACCGTGGCCGGCGACGTTGCCGCCAACGGAACCGTGACGCTGCGGGGCGCTGCAAAACTCCTGGAGGCGAGCATCCTCCTGGATGGCGTGCAGCTCGACCTTGCGGCGCAGAAGTTTAACGCAAGCGGGATCAGCGGCAGCATCCCCCTCTCCTTCGAGCTTTCCGGCGCTGTTGCCTCCCCCCCCCTATCCAGCCTCAGCTTCAGCCGGGCCAACTATCCCCGCCTGCTCGACCTGATGCGGCAGCAGAAGAAAGGGACTGCCAGCGTCACCATCGACAAGGTCGCCTTCGGCCCGCTGGAACTCGGGCAGACGCTCGTGCAGATGCAGGCGAAACAGGGCATCACCGAGATCGTTTCCCTGCAGACCTCACTCTACGAAGGAACGATCCTGGGCAAGGGGTATCTGGCCATGAACCGGGGCCTGCAGTACAAGGGGGACCTGCTCGTCAACAGCCTGAGCCTGAAACAGCTCTGCAACGTCGTCCCGAAGATCCGGGGCTACCTTTCCGGCAGGGTGGACGGCATTGTCAGCATCTATGGCGAGGGGAAGGAAACCAGGGGAATGACCGGATTCACCACGCTCTGGGCGCGGGAGGGGAACGGTGAAAAGATGCTCGTCAGCCGTGAGTTCCTGCAGCGGCTGGCCAACAAGAAGCTGAGCGGGTTCTTCTTTCGCGACGACCGCACCTATGACCGGGCCGAGATCAGCGCCACCCTGGAACAGGGGTACCTGACCTTCCAGAACCTGGACATCTCCCACACCAACCTGTTCGGAATCCGCGACCTGAGCGTCTCCGTGGCACAAGCCCAGAACCGCATCGCCATGGACAACCTCTTCAACGCCATCAAGGAGGCGGCAACAAGGGGCAAGGCCTCCACGGGAGATACCGGCCCGGCCGCACCCGCGGTGCAGGAGTTCAAATGGGAGGAATAG
- the hpnH gene encoding adenosyl-hopene transferase HpnH — protein sequence MRFPWRLNYDLTRYIISNNMKKIDKYPLVLMLEPTHLCNLACSGCGRIREYADTIQDMMSLEECLRSVDECPAPVVTITGGEPFLYPHIIPLVEGVLQRGKHIYFCTNGLLLENALDAMKPHPNFTLNVHMDGLEETHDRILERKGTFKIAVEGIKKAKKLGFRVCTNTTIFKDTDLVEIEMLFSQLTDLGVDGLLVAPGFDYEAVGEDMFLVRREIERKFAQVFEMSKRFRFWSTPMYLRFLKGEKQLQCTPWGNPTRNPQGWKAPCYLITDTHYPTFREMMEKTDWNRYGVGKDDRCAQCMMHCGFEPTVVTEIAKSWKDIWEMIVWNLT from the coding sequence ATGCGTTTCCCCTGGCGACTCAACTATGACCTGACCAGATACATCATCTCCAACAATATGAAGAAAATCGACAAGTACCCGTTGGTCCTGATGCTGGAACCGACCCACCTCTGCAACCTGGCCTGCTCCGGCTGCGGCAGGATCCGGGAATACGCGGACACCATCCAGGACATGATGTCTCTGGAGGAATGCCTCCGCTCGGTGGACGAATGCCCGGCCCCGGTGGTGACCATCACCGGCGGCGAACCGTTCCTCTACCCCCACATCATCCCGCTGGTCGAAGGGGTCCTGCAGCGGGGAAAGCATATCTATTTCTGCACCAACGGCCTGCTGCTGGAAAATGCCCTCGATGCCATGAAGCCCCACCCCAATTTCACCCTCAACGTGCACATGGACGGGCTGGAAGAGACCCACGACCGGATCCTGGAGCGGAAAGGGACCTTCAAGATCGCCGTGGAGGGGATCAAGAAGGCGAAGAAACTCGGTTTCAGGGTCTGCACCAACACCACCATCTTCAAGGACACCGACCTGGTGGAGATCGAGATGCTCTTCTCACAGCTGACCGATCTCGGCGTCGACGGCCTGCTGGTGGCCCCCGGCTTCGACTACGAGGCAGTGGGGGAAGACATGTTCCTGGTGCGCCGGGAGATCGAACGGAAATTCGCCCAGGTCTTCGAGATGAGCAAGCGGTTCCGCTTCTGGTCCACCCCCATGTACCTCCGCTTCCTCAAGGGGGAAAAGCAGCTCCAGTGCACCCCCTGGGGCAACCCGACCCGCAACCCCCAGGGATGGAAGGCCCCCTGTTACCTGATCACCGACACCCACTATCCCACCTTCCGGGAGATGATGGAAAAGACCGACTGGAACCGCTACGGTGTCGGCAAGGACGATCGCTGCGCCCAGTGCATGATGCACTGCGGCTTCGAACCGACCGTGGTCACCGAGATCGCTAAGAGCTGGAAAGATATCTGGGAAATGATCGTCTGGAACCTTACGTAA
- a CDS encoding NAD-dependent epimerase/dehydratase family protein gives MKAFVTGATGFIGASLVRELLKDGCSVRVLVRPGSDRRNLEGLTIELWEGDLRDGANLRAGLEGCDVLFHAAADYRLWTRNPVEMYESNVAGTRNILEAALVNRLVRVVYTSSVGTLGNPGDGTPGTETTPVAFADMVGDYKKSKFLAEREAQSFLAQGLPLVIVNPSTPVGGGDVKPTPTGKIIVDFLNRKMPAYLDTGLNIIDVTDCARGHILAARKGRIGEKYILGNENLTLQRIFDLLAQITGIPAPKVRLPYAPILAAAYCNEAISRLTGREPLIPLAGVQMARKFMYFDSSKAVRELGLPQRPAQEALGTAVEWFRSNGYVR, from the coding sequence ATGAAAGCATTCGTCACCGGCGCAACCGGTTTCATAGGCGCAAGCCTCGTCAGGGAACTCCTGAAGGATGGCTGTTCGGTCAGGGTGCTGGTGCGGCCCGGTTCGGACCGCCGCAACCTTGAAGGGCTCACGATCGAGCTCTGGGAAGGGGACCTGCGGGACGGAGCGAATCTCCGTGCCGGTCTGGAGGGGTGCGACGTCCTCTTCCATGCCGCGGCCGATTATCGCCTCTGGACGCGGAACCCGGTAGAGATGTACGAGAGCAACGTCGCCGGCACCCGCAACATCCTGGAAGCCGCCCTGGTGAACCGGCTGGTCCGCGTCGTCTACACCAGCAGCGTCGGCACCCTGGGGAATCCGGGCGACGGCACCCCCGGCACCGAGACGACCCCGGTCGCCTTTGCCGACATGGTGGGGGACTACAAGAAGAGCAAGTTCCTGGCCGAGCGGGAGGCCCAGTCCTTCCTGGCGCAAGGGCTGCCACTGGTCATCGTCAATCCCTCCACTCCGGTGGGAGGAGGCGACGTAAAACCGACCCCGACCGGCAAGATCATCGTCGACTTCCTCAACCGGAAGATGCCGGCCTACCTGGATACGGGGCTGAACATCATCGACGTGACCGACTGTGCGCGCGGCCACATCCTGGCAGCCCGCAAAGGGCGGATCGGCGAGAAATACATCCTCGGCAACGAGAACCTGACCCTGCAGCGGATTTTCGACCTCCTGGCCCAGATCACGGGAATCCCCGCGCCAAAGGTGCGGCTTCCCTACGCTCCCATCCTCGCCGCAGCATATTGCAACGAGGCCATTTCCCGGCTTACCGGCCGCGAGCCGCTGATACCGCTGGCAGGTGTCCAGATGGCCCGCAAGTTCATGTACTTTGACTCGTCCAAGGCGGTCCGTGAACTGGGTCTGCCACAACGACCGGCCCAAGAGGCCCTGGGCACGGCAGTGGAGTGGTTTCGCAGCAACGGCTACGTCCGGTAG
- a CDS encoding DUF1318 domain-containing protein, whose product MKTRILKLLLSCGCALLASCAIITVNVYFPEKAVKDAYKSVDEMLLKGSADKPGADVPPPATEQTPPETKPQSRLLDRLPRLALVGEAQAAENYADDLAVELASMPEVDKAYDEMSKILPKITALLESGAIGLTNQGLVTVRDKTKMTPQDETLIKAENESRKTVVNGMAKAILKLNKQKESAEALNQIRGKAAATYAEIKREAAKPGWWTQLPNGRWVQK is encoded by the coding sequence ATGAAAACCAGGATCCTCAAGCTGCTGCTGAGCTGCGGTTGCGCCCTGCTCGCTTCCTGCGCCATCATAACCGTCAATGTCTATTTCCCCGAAAAGGCGGTGAAGGACGCCTACAAATCGGTGGACGAGATGCTCCTGAAAGGGAGCGCCGATAAGCCGGGTGCCGATGTACCCCCCCCAGCCACGGAGCAGACGCCGCCCGAGACCAAGCCCCAGAGCAGGCTATTGGACCGGCTGCCGCGCCTTGCCCTGGTCGGCGAGGCCCAGGCAGCCGAAAACTACGCGGACGACCTGGCCGTGGAGCTTGCCAGCATGCCCGAAGTCGACAAGGCATACGATGAGATGAGTAAAATCCTGCCGAAGATCACCGCCCTGCTGGAGAGCGGCGCCATCGGACTGACCAACCAGGGGCTGGTCACGGTGCGGGATAAGACCAAGATGACCCCGCAGGACGAGACGTTGATCAAGGCGGAAAACGAAAGCCGCAAGACCGTGGTGAACGGCATGGCAAAGGCCATCCTGAAACTCAACAAGCAGAAGGAGAGTGCGGAAGCGCTGAACCAGATCAGGGGGAAGGCGGCGGCCACCTATGCAGAGATCAAGCGGGAGGCGGCCAAACCGGGATGGTGGACCCAACTTCCCAACGGCCGCTGGGTCCAGAAATAG